Proteins from a genomic interval of Rubinisphaera italica:
- a CDS encoding sulfatase-like hydrolase/transferase: protein MLKYPLLLLLLLFVQIVHASEQPNILIITVDDMSADSIGVFGCPINTTPHIDQLASKGLRFEHAHVQVGNCMPSRNVMWSGRYSHNNGVEGFYQVKQPGYPVLCDLMKEAGYFTGIRGKVSHSTPYTPYDWDEVLDTDANGQAHALKDPVSYGASTRDGIIHAQEQNKPFCLVINISDPHKPFYGVGKGGREFKDPFVPSRIFSDDEVPIPKFLFDDPIVRQEVGPVLFVCQTR, encoded by the coding sequence ATGCTAAAATACCCTTTGTTACTCCTGTTGCTTCTGTTTGTTCAAATTGTCCATGCGAGTGAGCAGCCGAATATTCTGATCATCACAGTCGATGACATGAGTGCGGATTCCATTGGTGTATTTGGTTGTCCGATTAACACGACTCCGCACATCGATCAATTGGCCAGCAAGGGGTTGCGTTTTGAACATGCTCACGTGCAGGTCGGGAATTGCATGCCGTCCCGCAATGTGATGTGGTCGGGACGATACTCGCATAACAATGGTGTCGAGGGGTTCTATCAGGTGAAACAACCTGGGTACCCGGTACTGTGCGATTTGATGAAGGAGGCGGGCTACTTCACAGGAATTCGTGGCAAGGTTTCTCATTCAACGCCTTACACACCTTACGACTGGGATGAAGTTCTCGATACTGATGCCAATGGTCAGGCTCATGCATTGAAGGATCCTGTTTCTTACGGCGCGTCGACACGGGATGGAATCATACATGCTCAAGAGCAGAATAAACCGTTCTGTCTGGTCATCAACATTTCCGATCCCCACAAACCGTTTTATGGAGTTGGAAAAGGAGGGCGGGAATTCAAAGATCCGTTTGTTCCTTCCAGAATCTTCTCTGATGATGAAGTTCCTATCCCGAAATTTCTATTTGATGATCCCATCGTTCGGCAAGAAGTGGGTCCAGTATTATTCGTCTGTCAGACGCGCTGA
- a CDS encoding sulfatase/phosphatase domain-containing protein, translating into MIPSFGKKWVQYYSSVRRADDCVGEVLKALEESGAEEKTLIMFLSDHGMPLPFAKTQLYHHSTRTPLIFVWPGKIEANSHDREHMVSAVDFLPTLLDVVRVKHPQDLDGRSFEPLLIGDTQENRDYVFKEYNENAGASRDPMRGVESRQYLYLFNPWSNGDRVMATATTGTMTYRRMKELAAENSFLKERHDLYQHRVPEELYDVVNDPECLHNLIDIPEFQNTLHELETQLQIWLKQTNDPLLEVFVKREDDQFREEYVQKVEREALERRNGKRQGGEREAKPQSKKHELISIQTRQQSSPNEPLSVNIQYQLSDTLGKQKLHVTLKSENNQRIERQVLEITGTGTKLVNFIIPEDYHEKAVRVAAFVGEDFEQSLQHLNSDLIKLQD; encoded by the coding sequence ATGATCCCATCGTTCGGCAAGAAGTGGGTCCAGTATTATTCGTCTGTCAGACGCGCTGACGATTGTGTCGGTGAAGTTCTTAAGGCTCTGGAAGAATCGGGGGCAGAGGAGAAAACATTGATCATGTTTCTCTCAGATCATGGTATGCCTCTTCCGTTTGCAAAGACTCAGCTTTATCACCACAGCACGCGTACTCCTTTGATTTTCGTATGGCCTGGAAAAATAGAAGCTAACTCGCATGATCGCGAACACATGGTTTCAGCCGTCGATTTCCTGCCGACGCTTCTCGATGTCGTCAGGGTTAAACATCCGCAAGATTTGGATGGCCGATCTTTTGAGCCGTTATTAATCGGAGATACGCAAGAGAATCGCGACTATGTGTTCAAGGAATATAACGAGAACGCAGGTGCTTCACGAGATCCGATGCGGGGTGTTGAGAGCCGTCAATATTTGTACCTGTTTAATCCGTGGTCGAATGGAGATCGCGTGATGGCAACAGCGACGACTGGAACGATGACTTATCGCAGGATGAAGGAACTGGCTGCCGAGAACTCGTTTCTGAAAGAGCGCCACGATCTGTATCAGCATCGAGTGCCTGAAGAATTATATGATGTAGTTAATGATCCTGAATGTCTCCACAATCTGATTGATATTCCCGAATTTCAGAACACACTTCACGAACTTGAAACGCAACTGCAGATCTGGTTAAAACAGACGAATGATCCTTTACTCGAAGTCTTTGTTAAGCGAGAGGATGATCAATTCCGTGAAGAGTATGTTCAAAAAGTCGAACGGGAAGCTCTGGAGCGACGAAATGGCAAGCGACAGGGGGGCGAAAGAGAAGCGAAACCACAGTCCAAAAAGCATGAATTGATCTCCATTCAAACCAGGCAACAAAGTTCTCCGAATGAACCATTGAGTGTGAATATTCAGTATCAGCTCTCAGATACTCTCGGAAAGCAAAAATTGCATGTGACACTCAAAAGCGAGAACAATCAAAGAATCGAACGTCAGGTCCTGGAAATCACAGGCACTGGAACAAAATTGGTCAACTTCATAATACCAGAAGACTATCATGAGAAAGCTGTTCGTGTGGCAGCGTTTGTCGGTGAGGACTTTGAACAAAGTTTGCAGCATCTCAATTCTGATCTGATTAAACTTCAGGATTGA
- a CDS encoding BPSS1187 family protein, with protein MFTHNLSAADKNNSSLQKDKQPQRYRLQARASQLDSRAKEYPEINFVFGTKEKPQDLENASVDTRVDAKGKLVIWLMGYNEQLFERLNSYGLHAIQVSYANKWFGTLCQPEPKDGQSRGNVRLEAATGEDFSDELNLSKPDGMSERAYQFVKWLAKENPQGNWKQFLTSDGKGLRWDKVIIAGSSHGSTTAARFALHQKVDRVVMHCGPRDQDQDWQANSSATPANRFFGFSHVLDGGWPGKHYCRSWELLKLNQYGPIVNVDQQSTPYQNTRRLISAADVKGDAKRAHSSVTPGGSSPKDSQGKYLYEPVWKYLYTHPVDEVGMPVPLDPDCQ; from the coding sequence ATGTTTACTCATAACTTAAGTGCAGCTGATAAAAATAATTCATCGTTACAAAAGGACAAGCAACCTCAGCGATACCGGCTGCAAGCAAGAGCCAGTCAATTGGATTCTCGGGCAAAAGAGTATCCGGAGATCAACTTTGTATTCGGAACCAAAGAGAAACCTCAGGATCTGGAAAATGCTTCCGTCGACACCCGGGTTGATGCCAAAGGGAAACTGGTGATCTGGCTGATGGGGTACAATGAACAGCTTTTTGAACGTCTCAACAGTTACGGACTTCATGCCATTCAGGTCAGTTATGCGAACAAATGGTTTGGGACGCTGTGTCAGCCTGAACCAAAAGATGGGCAGTCCAGAGGAAACGTTCGACTCGAAGCGGCAACAGGCGAAGATTTCAGCGATGAGCTGAACCTGTCAAAACCAGACGGCATGAGTGAGCGTGCCTATCAATTCGTGAAGTGGCTGGCGAAAGAAAATCCACAGGGAAACTGGAAGCAATTTTTGACCAGCGATGGCAAAGGGCTGCGCTGGGACAAAGTGATTATTGCCGGAAGTTCACATGGCTCGACCACAGCAGCTCGATTTGCTCTGCATCAGAAAGTCGATCGTGTCGTCATGCATTGCGGACCACGCGATCAGGATCAGGACTGGCAGGCTAATTCCTCTGCGACTCCCGCCAACCGTTTTTTTGGGTTCAGTCACGTTCTCGATGGTGGCTGGCCCGGCAAGCATTACTGTCGTTCCTGGGAATTGTTGAAACTGAATCAATATGGACCGATTGTGAATGTCGATCAGCAATCAACTCCTTACCAGAATACGAGACGACTGATCTCTGCTGCTGATGTCAAAGGCGATGCAAAACGCGCCCACTCATCAGTCACTCCGGGCGGTTCTTCTCCCAAAGATTCTCAGGGAAAATATCTTTATGAACCTGTCTGGAAATATTTATACACACATCCTGTCGATGAGGTGGGCATGCCAGTTCCGCTTGATCCCGATTGTCAGTAA
- a CDS encoding endonuclease/exonuclease/phosphatase family protein: protein MSIPISVRILSTWVCSTVLFGSMILSKPLLTDAKDVRVMSFNIRYGSARDGENHWEKRKENVIKTIAAFNPDLLGTQETLGFQKQYLDENLIGYTSLGVGREDGGQTGEMTALFYKTDRFEKLSEGHFWLSESPNSPGSKSWDSSLPRMCSWIKLRDRKADDQPIFFLNTHFDHRGPQARIESAKLIRHKLDELARGCRLIVTGDFNAAFQSEPYKALFENTKELTLLDSYHTATPDNAPGEATFSGFKSGVVEGARIDWIAVSDDWKILSANIDRTEFDGRTPSDHHPVTAILTHE from the coding sequence ATGAGTATTCCGATTTCCGTACGCATTCTTTCGACTTGGGTTTGCTCAACAGTTTTATTCGGCAGCATGATCTTGTCGAAGCCATTATTGACCGATGCCAAAGATGTACGAGTGATGAGTTTTAACATTCGCTACGGATCTGCCAGAGATGGTGAGAATCATTGGGAGAAGCGGAAAGAAAATGTCATCAAAACAATTGCCGCATTCAATCCCGACTTGCTGGGGACTCAGGAAACTCTAGGATTTCAGAAACAATACCTGGACGAGAATCTTATTGGATACACGAGTCTTGGTGTGGGACGGGAAGACGGAGGTCAAACCGGTGAAATGACGGCTCTGTTTTATAAGACAGATCGCTTTGAAAAACTGAGCGAGGGACACTTCTGGCTGAGCGAATCTCCCAATAGTCCCGGCAGCAAATCCTGGGACAGCAGCCTGCCGCGGATGTGTTCCTGGATCAAATTGCGTGACCGCAAAGCAGATGATCAGCCCATCTTCTTCCTCAATACGCACTTCGACCATCGTGGTCCGCAAGCTCGGATTGAATCTGCAAAATTGATTCGCCACAAACTCGATGAACTCGCCCGGGGATGCCGACTTATTGTGACAGGAGACTTCAACGCAGCTTTCCAGAGTGAGCCCTATAAGGCTCTATTCGAGAATACAAAAGAACTGACCCTGCTGGATTCCTATCACACCGCTACCCCAGACAATGCTCCGGGCGAGGCCACATTTTCAGGATTCAAAAGTGGAGTTGTCGAGGGAGCAAGAATCGACTGGATTGCTGTCAGTGATGACTGGAAAATTCTTAGCGCTAACATCGACCGAACCGAGTTTGATGGCCGAACTCCTTCAGACCATCATCCCGTAACGGCTATTCTTACTCATGAATAA